One genomic segment of Rivularia sp. PCC 7116 includes these proteins:
- a CDS encoding WecB/TagA/CpsF family glycosyltransferase, with translation MIKGYKEFSVLGLPIHVATNYSGYLLERLQQRIGTHVVTLNAEMTMQAERDENLANIIKAADLVIPDGAGVVLYLRLLLKQDVRRIPGIELAEALLWEVGQNSPDSTVFFYGGKPGTAAIAAQFWQKQIPSLNIAGTHSGYHSPEEEEELRSTLSKMQPQVIYVGLGVPRQELWIKQNRHLCPQATWVGVGGSFDIWSGAKTRAPAWLGDNNLEWLYRLYQEPWRWKRMLALPKFAFKALIYGVKTKGA, from the coding sequence ATGATTAAAGGCTATAAAGAATTCTCGGTTCTAGGACTACCGATACATGTAGCGACTAACTACTCGGGCTACCTGTTAGAGCGTTTGCAGCAGAGGATAGGAACTCATGTAGTAACGCTAAATGCAGAAATGACTATGCAAGCGGAAAGAGATGAAAATCTGGCAAATATAATTAAAGCTGCTGACTTGGTAATTCCAGATGGGGCTGGCGTGGTTTTATATTTACGACTGCTTTTAAAGCAAGACGTGCGTCGAATTCCGGGAATCGAACTAGCAGAAGCACTATTATGGGAAGTTGGGCAAAATTCTCCTGATTCGACGGTATTTTTCTATGGAGGAAAGCCAGGAACAGCAGCAATCGCGGCACAGTTCTGGCAAAAGCAAATTCCTAGTTTGAATATAGCGGGAACTCATTCTGGCTATCATTCTCCAGAGGAAGAAGAAGAATTACGCTCTACTCTCTCTAAAATGCAGCCGCAAGTTATTTATGTCGGTTTGGGAGTACCCCGTCAAGAGTTATGGATAAAACAGAATCGTCACTTATGTCCGCAAGCTACTTGGGTTGGTGTAGGCGGTAGTTTTGATATTTGGTCGGGAGCTAAAACTCGCGCTCCTGCTTGGCTGGGGGATAATAATTTGGAATGGCTATATCGTCTTTATCAAGAACCGTGGCGATGGAAACGAATGTTAGCTTTACCTAAATTTGCTTTTAAAGCCTTAATTTACGGCGTAAAAACTAAAGGGGCTTGA
- the ftsE gene encoding cell division ATP-binding protein FtsE translates to MPVITPNNTIGKSTDFHNQKNDLDNGSKLMVKLRSVQKTYANGVNALLDANLSIKKGEFLFITGPSGSGKSTLLKLLYGEELATQGEVIVDECDLSSLRGDSLSLLRRRIGIVFQDYKLISQRTVTENIAVVLQAQGYTRKEIQRRLEPTLKLVGLLSKANYFPDQLSGGEQQRVSMARAIVATPPLLLADEPTGNLDPDNSWQIIQILRKLNSFGATVIVTTHDEHLVRRCNQRVIQVRDGKVYEQ, encoded by the coding sequence ATGCCAGTAATTACACCCAATAACACTATTGGTAAATCTACCGATTTTCACAATCAAAAAAATGATTTAGACAACGGTAGTAAGCTAATGGTAAAGCTGCGTTCTGTTCAAAAAACTTATGCTAATGGGGTCAATGCTTTATTGGATGCCAACTTAAGCATCAAAAAAGGAGAATTTTTATTTATTACAGGACCAAGTGGTTCCGGTAAATCAACACTATTGAAGTTGCTGTATGGTGAAGAATTAGCAACGCAAGGAGAAGTGATTGTTGATGAATGCGATTTATCATCGTTACGTGGCGATAGCTTATCGTTATTGCGAAGACGTATTGGTATTGTTTTTCAAGACTATAAATTAATTTCACAAAGAACGGTAACGGAAAATATCGCTGTTGTACTTCAAGCCCAAGGTTACACCCGTAAGGAAATTCAAAGACGTTTAGAGCCGACATTAAAGTTAGTAGGTTTACTGAGTAAGGCTAATTATTTTCCAGATCAACTTTCTGGAGGAGAGCAACAACGAGTAAGCATGGCAAGAGCAATTGTTGCAACCCCGCCCTTACTGTTAGCAGATGAGCCAACGGGAAATTTAGATCCAGATAATTCTTGGCAAATAATACAAATATTACGTAAGTTAAATTCTTTTGGGGCCACAGTTATTGTTACTACTCACGACGAGCATTTAGTAAGACGCTGTAACCAAAGAGTAATACAAGTACGAGATGGAAAAGTTTACGAACAGTGA
- a CDS encoding alpha/beta fold hydrolase: MFQPLGFERCSVNTSLGRMIYYTNTGSPWQDEITAITDKETLVFLHGFGGGSSAYEWSKVYSAFAAEYRIIAPDLIGWGESEHPVRNYQVEDYLTTIKEFLQQVCDGGVKVIASSLTAAFTIRVAITNPELFKSLILTTPSGLSDFGENYSRSFFAQLVSTPILDKLIYSTGVATSGGIRSFLEQRQFANSNRVYEEIVEAYLESAKQENAEYAALSFVRGDLCFDLSQYIEQLTIPTAIIWGQKSQFTGPEIGQRLAQMNPQVIKIFQKLENVGLTPQLELPGVTIGLIKKFIPLLNQ; the protein is encoded by the coding sequence ATGTTTCAGCCATTGGGGTTTGAGCGCTGCTCGGTAAATACATCATTAGGCAGGATGATTTACTATACCAATACAGGCTCTCCTTGGCAGGATGAAATAACTGCCATTACGGATAAAGAAACCTTGGTATTCTTACATGGGTTCGGTGGTGGTTCTTCTGCTTACGAATGGTCAAAGGTTTACTCAGCCTTTGCAGCAGAATATCGCATCATTGCACCGGATTTAATCGGTTGGGGTGAATCGGAACATCCAGTAAGAAACTACCAAGTTGAAGATTATTTAACTACGATTAAGGAATTTTTACAGCAAGTCTGTGACGGTGGCGTAAAAGTCATTGCTTCTTCCCTAACAGCAGCGTTTACCATTCGAGTCGCTATAACCAATCCGGAACTATTTAAGTCTTTGATTCTAACTACCCCATCAGGACTTTCGGATTTTGGCGAAAACTATTCCCGCAGCTTTTTTGCACAGCTAGTTAGTACGCCGATTCTGGATAAATTGATTTACAGTACGGGGGTTGCAACTAGCGGTGGTATTCGTAGTTTTCTAGAGCAACGGCAATTTGCTAATTCCAATCGGGTTTACGAAGAAATAGTAGAAGCTTATTTAGAATCTGCGAAACAAGAAAATGCAGAATATGCAGCTTTATCTTTTGTTAGGGGAGATTTATGCTTCGATTTATCGCAGTATATTGAACAGTTGACAATACCTACAGCGATTATTTGGGGACAAAAATCACAATTTACCGGGCCAGAAATTGGACAGCGTCTCGCGCAAATGAATCCTCAAGTCATTAAAATTTTTCAAAAGTTAGAAAATGTTGGTTTAACACCTCAATTGGAATTACCAGGGGTAACAATTGGTTTAATCAAAAAGTTTATACCTTTGCTAAATCAATAA
- a CDS encoding RusA family crossover junction endodeoxyribonuclease — protein MLPFEFVVIGKPVSHQNKVRKRVSDWKKQVRETAESYWEQDSPLGDDVQVIITHYYDADPGDESAVPDSDNIVKPIRDALNGLIYVDDYQITDFISRRRNLNGSFRIKGISPALAEGFSQGEEFLHIKVEAAPDPGDLSL, from the coding sequence ATGCTGCCATTTGAATTTGTAGTAATTGGTAAACCGGTTTCTCACCAAAATAAAGTACGCAAGCGCGTCAGTGATTGGAAGAAACAAGTTCGTGAAACTGCCGAATCTTATTGGGAACAAGACTCTCCTTTAGGAGATGATGTCCAAGTTATTATTACTCATTATTATGATGCCGATCCGGGTGATGAATCAGCCGTTCCGGATAGTGACAATATAGTAAAACCAATTAGAGATGCTCTGAATGGTTTGATTTATGTTGATGACTATCAGATTACTGATTTTATCAGTCGTCGTCGCAATCTAAATGGTTCTTTTAGAATCAAAGGTATTTCTCCAGCATTAGCGGAAGGATTTTCTCAAGGTGAAGAATTTTTGCACATCAAAGTTGAGGCTGCACCAGACCCTGGAGATTTGTCTTTATAA
- a CDS encoding DUF4330 domain-containing protein, whose protein sequence is MSIIDSKGRLFGKFNILDIGALLVILLVIGGIFLFPGTTGSVAQVGTTTKPIEVDLVVRGLKVRDVDRLSEGGGLKKGEKTNVIIRNQPYGQIPIKSIQVLPRKIIVTQPDGTVKLVPDPRENVFSTDMLLTLAGKATITDSGPVLGNSKVKIGMPFELEGFNYNFRGSVIDVRVGDEVES, encoded by the coding sequence GTGTCTATAATAGATTCTAAAGGTCGCTTATTCGGTAAATTCAATATTCTAGATATCGGAGCTTTACTAGTAATATTACTAGTAATAGGAGGTATTTTTTTATTCCCTGGAACCACTGGCTCGGTAGCTCAAGTAGGTACCACAACAAAACCCATCGAAGTTGATTTAGTTGTTCGGGGATTAAAAGTACGCGATGTAGATAGATTATCTGAGGGAGGAGGGTTAAAAAAAGGAGAAAAAACCAACGTTATTATCCGCAACCAGCCCTACGGTCAAATTCCCATTAAATCCATTCAAGTACTACCTAGAAAAATTATTGTAACTCAACCCGATGGTACCGTTAAATTAGTCCCAGATCCCAGAGAAAATGTCTTTAGCACAGATATGCTTTTGACATTAGCAGGTAAAGCAACAATTACCGATAGCGGTCCTGTTTTGGGTAATAGTAAAGTAAAAATTGGAATGCCTTTTGAATTAGAAGGGTTTAATTATAACTTCAGAGGCAGCGTGATTGATGTCAGGGTTGGTGATGAGGTTGAAAGTTAA
- a CDS encoding M48 family metallopeptidase — MMIEKTKFYLNFRSLRKRFFYPLISVVLAFSLCLTTPSSALGISIWDILFQGAQIIQLSNISDKQEVRLGRQINQQLVKSDIKLYRNSQINNYIQRIGKRLEAQNTRKKIPYKFQVVKDDSINAFATAGGYVYINTGLIKAADNEAELASVVAHEIAHIEGRHVVEQMKKTAIARGLATAAGVENSRLVQLGVELGYRRPNSRGAERDADRRGLRMLTDAGYAPQAMVSFMKKLKSKSRSGVPTFLSTHPSPSNRVQYLQSWVNAKPSKGKDGLSTTAYRRNIRQLL; from the coding sequence ATGATGATTGAAAAAACAAAATTTTATTTAAATTTCCGTTCCTTACGAAAAAGATTCTTTTATCCGTTAATTTCTGTAGTTTTAGCATTTAGCCTGTGCTTGACTACACCATCTTCGGCTCTAGGTATTTCTATCTGGGATATACTTTTTCAAGGTGCCCAAATAATTCAACTTTCTAATATATCAGACAAGCAAGAAGTTCGGCTTGGCAGACAAATAAATCAGCAACTGGTCAAAAGCGATATTAAACTTTACCGCAATTCTCAAATCAACAACTACATACAAAGAATTGGTAAGCGTTTAGAAGCCCAAAATACTCGGAAGAAAATCCCGTATAAATTCCAGGTAGTCAAAGATGACAGCATTAATGCTTTTGCTACTGCTGGTGGGTATGTCTATATTAATACTGGTCTAATTAAGGCTGCCGACAATGAAGCCGAATTAGCAAGTGTAGTTGCTCACGAAATTGCTCATATTGAAGGTAGACATGTAGTAGAGCAGATGAAGAAAACTGCGATCGCTAGAGGTTTAGCTACAGCAGCAGGTGTCGAAAATAGCAGGTTGGTTCAGCTGGGAGTTGAGTTAGGTTATCGTCGTCCTAACAGTCGTGGAGCCGAACGCGATGCCGATAGACGTGGATTAAGAATGCTTACAGATGCAGGTTACGCTCCTCAAGCAATGGTTTCCTTCATGAAGAAGTTAAAAAGCAAAAGCAGGAGTGGAGTTCCGACATTTTTAAGTACTCACCCTTCACCTAGTAATCGGGTGCAATATCTTCAAAGTTGGGTTAACGCAAAACCCAGTAAAGGTAAAGATGGTTTAAGCACAACTGCATACCGGAGAAATATCCGACAATTATTATAA
- a CDS encoding metallophosphoesterase family protein, with protein sequence MSATSHRRIVIGDVHGHYQGLMQLLEAIAPTAEDKIFFLGDLIDRGPQSSQVVDFVKDNSYPCLLGNHEHMLIKILRDKNASTPSVQGWLYSGGQATLASYKNGKVPQEHLEWFESLPLYIDLGDIFLVHAGIDPSKTIEEQKAEQFCWIRDKFHSIQKPYFSDKVIIVGHTITFTFPGIAPGKIARGAGWLDLDTGAYHPRSGWLTAFDVTNRQVYQANMFKKQVRTLPVEEASAKVNVTSLKVNRNSSRLWA encoded by the coding sequence ATGAGTGCAACTAGCCACCGTCGTATAGTTATAGGGGATGTGCATGGTCACTATCAAGGCTTGATGCAATTGTTAGAGGCGATCGCCCCAACGGCAGAAGATAAAATTTTTTTTCTGGGGGATTTAATAGATAGAGGTCCCCAGAGTTCCCAAGTGGTAGATTTTGTTAAGGATAATTCTTATCCTTGCTTGCTCGGAAATCACGAGCATATGCTAATCAAAATTCTTAGAGATAAAAATGCTTCCACTCCCAGCGTACAAGGATGGCTTTACAGTGGTGGGCAAGCAACTTTAGCAAGCTATAAAAACGGTAAAGTACCTCAAGAACATCTCGAATGGTTTGAGAGTTTACCTTTATATATAGATTTAGGAGACATCTTTTTAGTCCACGCAGGTATTGATCCTTCAAAAACCATAGAAGAACAAAAAGCAGAACAATTTTGCTGGATTAGAGACAAATTTCACAGCATTCAAAAACCTTATTTTTCAGATAAAGTAATTATCGTCGGTCACACTATTACTTTTACGTTTCCTGGAATTGCACCTGGAAAAATTGCCAGAGGTGCCGGTTGGCTGGATTTAGATACAGGTGCTTATCATCCCCGTAGCGGTTGGCTGACGGCATTCGATGTTACAAATCGTCAGGTGTACCAAGCCAACATGTTTAAAAAGCAAGTCCGTACCTTACCTGTAGAAGAAGCATCAGCAAAAGTAAATGTGACTTCACTAAAAGTCAATCGTAATAGCAGCAGGTTATGGGCTTGA
- a CDS encoding DUF2470 domain-containing protein yields the protein MSEEFSTQVSDRICKHMNDDHAEAVALYAKAYGDLKDATAATMLSIDAEGMNLQAQANGEEVPLRIKFDHTLKNAEDAHHTLIDMLKQVRK from the coding sequence ATGTCAGAAGAATTTTCTACCCAAGTTAGCGATCGCATTTGTAAGCACATGAACGACGACCATGCGGAGGCTGTGGCACTTTACGCTAAGGCTTATGGCGATTTAAAGGATGCGACAGCAGCGACAATGCTTTCTATTGATGCTGAAGGGATGAATTTACAAGCTCAGGCAAATGGCGAAGAAGTGCCCCTCAGAATTAAATTTGACCATACTTTGAAAAATGCCGAAGATGCTCACCATACATTAATTGATATGTTGAAGCAGGTAAGGAAATAA
- a CDS encoding MFS transporter — protein sequence MNLKNSREQSKLPLQFWIVTLVAFINSVSFTIIIPLLYPYAKQFGLNDFQASLLSTAYALPQFVGTPILGRLSDRLGRKPLLVISLLGTVLSGIVAAVTPVAWLLYLARIFDGLTGGNTSIARAVVSDITTVDQRAKAFGIFGAVFRLGFVAGPALSYVAQQLPTVRGVTSLGMSFIVGAAIALLASILTIFFLPETLPPTNKQPFHLSWSDFGFIKIFQSAVRPKLGKLFVLTFLSGSTFTIFTFAFQPFVLKVLNQDAKTLAITFAVVGMLGFISQVVALDPLRKKFNLIDILSLALFARGITFLLIPTFPYLTAFFIIIAVFGFVNSFPMPLIDSILSLNSTEREQGEILGINASYLSISNAIGPPISGMLVSLGYKSPFWITGVLTILTACFAYTLKPEFKCEGNR from the coding sequence ATGAACTTGAAAAATTCAAGGGAACAGTCTAAATTACCCCTCCAGTTTTGGATTGTTACCCTGGTTGCCTTTATAAATTCGGTTAGCTTTACGATAATTATTCCACTACTGTATCCCTACGCGAAGCAGTTTGGATTGAATGATTTTCAAGCAAGTTTGCTGAGTACCGCTTATGCATTACCTCAATTTGTTGGTACTCCTATTTTAGGAAGGCTTTCAGACCGTTTGGGAAGAAAACCTTTACTAGTAATAAGTCTGCTGGGAACGGTTTTATCTGGTATTGTTGCTGCCGTAACTCCTGTAGCTTGGTTGTTGTATCTAGCGCGTATATTTGATGGTTTAACTGGTGGAAATACTTCTATTGCTAGGGCTGTAGTTAGCGATATTACAACTGTCGATCAACGTGCTAAAGCTTTTGGCATTTTTGGTGCTGTTTTTCGTTTGGGTTTTGTCGCTGGCCCAGCATTAAGCTATGTAGCGCAGCAGTTACCTACAGTTAGAGGTGTAACTTCATTGGGAATGAGTTTCATCGTAGGTGCGGCTATAGCTTTGCTCGCAAGCATTTTGACTATTTTCTTCTTACCAGAAACTTTGCCACCTACTAATAAACAGCCATTTCATTTAAGTTGGAGCGACTTTGGCTTTATCAAAATTTTTCAGTCCGCAGTTCGTCCAAAACTAGGAAAGCTTTTTGTTCTAACTTTTTTAAGCGGCTCTACTTTTACAATTTTTACTTTTGCATTTCAACCATTTGTACTCAAAGTTCTTAACCAAGATGCGAAAACATTAGCAATTACTTTTGCTGTCGTTGGCATGTTGGGGTTTATCTCTCAAGTTGTGGCGCTTGACCCACTGAGGAAAAAATTTAATTTAATTGATATTCTATCTTTGGCATTATTTGCGCGTGGAATCACCTTCTTATTGATTCCTACTTTTCCCTATCTAACTGCATTTTTTATAATTATTGCAGTTTTTGGGTTTGTAAATTCTTTTCCAATGCCGTTAATAGACTCAATTTTATCCTTAAATAGTACCGAACGGGAACAAGGAGAAATTCTGGGAATTAATGCATCTTATCTAAGCATTTCCAACGCTATTGGACCGCCGATTTCAGGTATGCTCGTCAGTCTTGGTTACAAAAGTCCTTTCTGGATTACAGGCGTACTTACTATTCTCACAGCCTGCTTTGCTTATACACTTAAACCTGAATTTAAATGCGAAGGTAATAGGTAA
- a CDS encoding Tab2/Atab2 family RNA-binding protein gives MFWQIDFYRRSQPEKSGQVLWDLSICDSTLELKYEATCPQSEANSSWVVSQIQQAASDSLPDVMQVFRPQSLSLIEQAGKILGIKVEATRRTIALKTWLKQKQQFTALDKPPPVPLSENIWGDKWSFATLRAGDIGDFFSERPIPILETPDLLLPINMGLASTVPVPGVVIYGGRKSMLLARWLKENRPVALNYIAGAPDGLVLEAGLVDRWIVATFEDEEVSQAAALYQQRKQQSQGLHFLLVQPDDSGMTYTGFWLLQEV, from the coding sequence ATGTTTTGGCAAATTGATTTTTATCGTCGTTCGCAACCGGAGAAATCGGGACAGGTTTTATGGGATTTATCGATTTGCGATTCAACTCTTGAATTGAAATATGAGGCAACTTGTCCCCAGTCAGAAGCTAATTCTAGCTGGGTAGTTTCTCAAATTCAACAAGCAGCATCGGATAGCCTACCAGATGTTATGCAAGTTTTTCGTCCCCAGTCTTTAAGTTTAATTGAACAAGCTGGAAAGATTTTAGGAATTAAAGTCGAAGCAACTCGCAGAACTATTGCTTTAAAAACATGGTTGAAACAAAAGCAGCAATTTACAGCTTTAGATAAGCCACCGCCGGTACCTTTATCTGAAAATATTTGGGGAGATAAATGGAGTTTTGCGACTCTACGGGCTGGCGATATCGGTGATTTTTTTTCGGAACGCCCAATTCCGATTTTAGAAACACCCGATTTGTTATTGCCGATTAATATGGGTTTGGCTTCAACAGTACCTGTTCCGGGTGTAGTAATTTATGGTGGACGCAAATCTATGCTTTTAGCGAGATGGTTAAAAGAAAATCGCCCTGTAGCTCTAAATTACATTGCTGGTGCCCCAGACGGTTTGGTATTAGAAGCGGGTTTAGTAGACAGATGGATTGTGGCAACATTTGAAGATGAGGAAGTTTCACAAGCTGCCGCGCTATATCAACAACGCAAGCAACAAAGCCAAGGATTACATTTCTTGTTAGTACAGCCAGATGACTCTGGAATGACTTATACCGGCTTTTGGTTGTTGCAGGAAGTTTGA
- the fghA gene encoding S-formylglutathione hydrolase: MSLTLDSEYTSFGGKLGFYSHPSATCNGKMRFSVYQPPQAKSQSLPILYFLSGLTCTEENFMVKAGAQKYAAEHGLILVAPDTSPRNTGIKGEDDDYDFGTGAGFYVDAAEEPWSSHYKMYSYVVKELPELIAANFPVQKEKQSIFGHSMGGHGALICAIRNPQKYKSVSAFAPIAAPIQCAWGEKCFSNYLGKSKQSWRDYDASELVKQFGFDGEILIDQGTDDQFLQQQQLLPDIFEKACKEVNQPLNIRYQQGYDHSYYFISTFVEDHIIHHAKALQ, from the coding sequence ATGTCTTTGACACTCGATTCCGAATATACAAGCTTCGGTGGAAAACTTGGCTTTTACTCTCACCCTTCAGCTACGTGTAATGGAAAAATGCGCTTCAGCGTTTACCAACCTCCCCAAGCTAAATCCCAATCCTTGCCAATTCTGTATTTTCTCTCCGGTTTAACTTGTACTGAAGAAAACTTTATGGTCAAAGCAGGAGCGCAGAAATATGCAGCAGAGCATGGTTTAATCTTAGTGGCACCAGATACCAGCCCCCGTAATACCGGTATCAAAGGTGAAGATGATGACTACGACTTCGGTACGGGTGCGGGTTTTTATGTTGACGCAGCCGAAGAACCCTGGTCGAGTCATTATAAAATGTACAGCTATGTGGTTAAAGAATTACCCGAATTAATAGCCGCTAATTTTCCCGTACAAAAAGAGAAGCAAAGCATATTTGGTCATTCTATGGGCGGACACGGCGCTTTAATTTGTGCTATACGAAACCCCCAAAAATACAAATCAGTTTCAGCTTTTGCACCTATTGCTGCGCCCATTCAATGTGCTTGGGGAGAAAAATGTTTTAGCAATTACTTAGGCAAAAGTAAACAAAGCTGGCGCGATTATGATGCTAGTGAATTAGTCAAACAATTTGGTTTTGATGGTGAAATTTTAATTGACCAAGGTACAGACGATCAATTTCTTCAGCAGCAACAACTGCTGCCTGATATTTTTGAAAAAGCCTGCAAAGAAGTCAATCAACCTTTGAATATACGATATCAACAAGGCTACGACCACAGTTATTATTTTATTTCTACTTTTGTGGAAGACCATATTATTCATCATGCAAAAGCTTTGCAGTGA
- a CDS encoding Npun_R2479 family HD domain-containing metalloprotein, producing MFNATEVLIDAFVNRVREGYHRTYGSLKTDYQDIIAWVGSMALENIANSDALYHNVEHSILVTLVGQEVLRGKHIREGGVSSEDWLHFIISLLCHDIGYVKGVCRQDREEEGLYATGKNEAMISLQPGASDASLTPYHVDRAKLFIDERFGGHKLIDSEVIKSNIELTRFPVPAAEDHQETKNYAGLVRSADLIGQLSDPRYLKKITSLFYEFEETGMNKILGYKNPADLRNNYPKFYWNGVYPYIKDGLRYLSLTQQGKQIIANLYSNVFVVEHEKPQEKHVYLDNLEMREVGMKEFSEKKSNTVKARTRVS from the coding sequence ATGTTTAACGCAACTGAAGTCCTAATAGATGCTTTTGTAAATAGAGTTAGAGAAGGCTACCATCGTACTTACGGAAGCTTAAAAACCGACTACCAGGATATTATTGCTTGGGTCGGAAGTATGGCTTTAGAGAATATTGCTAACAGCGATGCTTTGTACCACAACGTAGAACATTCAATCTTAGTAACCCTGGTGGGGCAAGAAGTTTTACGCGGTAAACATATACGAGAGGGTGGTGTTTCTAGTGAAGATTGGCTGCATTTTATTATCTCTTTGCTATGTCATGATATTGGCTATGTAAAAGGAGTTTGTCGGCAAGATAGAGAAGAAGAAGGTCTTTATGCTACCGGTAAAAATGAGGCAATGATTTCTTTACAGCCAGGGGCTTCAGATGCTAGTCTGACACCTTATCATGTTGACAGAGCAAAACTTTTTATTGACGAACGTTTTGGCGGTCATAAATTAATTGATTCTGAAGTTATAAAATCTAATATAGAATTAACTCGCTTCCCAGTACCCGCAGCAGAAGACCATCAAGAAACGAAGAATTATGCAGGTTTAGTGCGTTCTGCCGATTTAATTGGACAATTAAGCGATCCACGTTATCTGAAAAAAATTACTTCTCTATTCTATGAGTTTGAAGAAACTGGCATGAATAAAATTTTAGGTTATAAAAATCCTGCGGATTTACGTAACAATTATCCTAAGTTTTATTGGAATGGTGTTTATCCTTATATCAAGGATGGACTGCGTTACTTGTCTTTAACTCAACAGGGAAAACAGATAATTGCTAATTTGTACTCAAACGTGTTTGTTGTAGAGCATGAAAAACCGCAAGAAAAACACGTATACCTAGACAATTTAGAAATGAGAGAAGTGGGGATGAAAGAATTCTCTGAAAAAAAAAGCAACACAGTGAAAGCAAGAACAAGAGTTAGTTAG